A genomic segment from Clostridia bacterium encodes:
- a CDS encoding aquaporin, giving the protein MKELLKKAFAECIGTFVLVFVACGVAGATGGSLVATSLAFGLTIVAMAYSVGRISGCHVNPAVSLGCLLTKRMTAEEFVVYVMSQIIGGFLGALLVFGIFKMANVNPIGDACNYAVGFGLNGLTAGGIIGALITEIVLTAIFVYTILNVTDEKAGNEKIAGIVIGLTLTLVHLIGINLTGTSVNPARSIATAFAALIYNGTLDALAQVWIFIVAPLAGAAAAALLYKGLHTEKAE; this is encoded by the coding sequence ATGAAAGAACTACTCAAAAAAGCATTCGCCGAATGCATCGGCACCTTCGTGCTCGTCTTCGTCGCTTGCGGCGTGGCGGGCGCGACGGGCGGCAGCTTGGTCGCGACCTCGCTCGCTTTCGGTCTCACCATCGTCGCGATGGCGTACTCCGTCGGCAGGATCTCGGGTTGCCACGTCAACCCCGCCGTCTCCCTCGGCTGCCTTTTGACCAAGCGCATGACCGCGGAAGAATTCGTCGTCTACGTTATGAGCCAAATCATCGGCGGTTTCCTCGGCGCGCTTCTCGTCTTCGGGATCTTCAAGATGGCGAACGTAAATCCCATCGGCGACGCTTGTAACTACGCAGTCGGATTCGGTTTGAACGGACTGACCGCGGGCGGGATCATCGGCGCGTTGATCACCGAGATTGTCCTGACGGCGATCTTCGTCTACACGATCCTGAACGTAACCGACGAAAAAGCGGGCAACGAAAAGATCGCGGGCATCGTCATCGGTCTTACCCTGACCCTCGTCCACTTGATCGGTATCAATCTCACCGGCACGTCCGTAAACCCCGCGCGCAGCATCGCGACCGCGTTCGCCGCTTTGATCTATAACGGGACGCTCGACGCGCTCGCGCAGGTTTGGATCTTTATCGTCGCGCCCCTTGCGGGAGCGGCAGCGGCTGCCCTGCTTTACAAAGGGCTCCATACCGAGAAAGCGGAATAA